From a single Lewinella sp. LCG006 genomic region:
- a CDS encoding TAT-variant-translocated molybdopterin oxidoreductase, whose product MKNHKNNVWIGTEQLNNNQELAQSEKSEFAELAAEGGVETRLESNRRDFLKYLGFGIGAATIAACDIPVRKAIPYVIKPDSIVPGVATYYASSFVQGGDYCPILVKTREGRPIKIEGNSLSPITYGGTSARAQASVLGLYDTSRFDAPRAVADGKFSDAMSWEDFDKTISGKLKPGSRVRIVANTILSPTTKQAIADFTATYPNTEVVMYDPVSSSALLQANEACFGTRAIPEYNFDKADVIVAVDCDFLGSWVSPIEFARQYAVGRKVNAKNPKMSRHIQVESYMSLSGSNADNRVPVKPSEIGAAIVALYNEVAKGTGSSAVSGPKLPADKQKKMVAIAKELLAARGKSVVVSASNNMGEQVLVNSINQMLGNYGATMNFTSSLMTRQGDDRAAMKLVKDMQSGSVDALIVLDDANPVYNFPGAAAFRAALGKVKLKISTSGTPNETNVLCDYVAPTHHFLESWGDAEPKSGVYSLIQPTISPIFASVGRAGTRAGEESLLRWANSPALDTTAEQPYLEYLKKNWENTVFQSQSRYLTFQTFWDAVLHDGVIDLPVEAEAPITFAGDVNAAAAKVRKPANTELEVTFYETVNMGGGEYANNPWLQEMPDPVTRCVWGNYLAIPVTWDGGNSWSAMNGLNEWEFKGKADQVMLGVDGAEMKATCVRQFGQPAGTTAIALGYGRTVTGMVGRALGNEVGTNVFECLKSDSDGNVQYYSTAASISGVVEVEDEFACVQYHHTMGVTARENGEIVKDEETGKPLNVDEKTLMTLGAGFQGGLTKRSIIYQGKLDELSELEEHIAERRAEAKHLNDQTLYPFEEYSEKLYSQGHHWAMHVDLNACIGCGACQVACVAENNVPVVGKHEVHRHHEMTWLRIDRYYYGDYENPKAVYQPMMCQHCDNAPCENVCPVAATNHSSEGLNQMTYNRCIGTRYCANNCPFKVRRFNWLDYTTADLFAANEPTVSGEDLPYGADNLTRMVLNPDVTVRSRGVIEKCSFCVQRIQEGKLSAKRETRRLVDNDVRTACQTACPTGAIVFGDRNNPEGDVAERIENPLNYLVLEEINVQPSVFYAARVNNSKEELEA is encoded by the coding sequence ATGAAGAACCATAAGAATAACGTCTGGATAGGTACAGAACAACTCAATAACAATCAGGAGTTGGCCCAGTCGGAAAAGTCTGAATTTGCAGAGTTGGCAGCGGAAGGTGGTGTAGAAACCCGCCTTGAATCAAACCGCCGTGACTTTTTGAAATACCTAGGTTTTGGTATTGGTGCTGCGACCATCGCAGCGTGTGACATTCCTGTACGCAAGGCGATCCCTTACGTAATCAAGCCGGACAGCATCGTTCCGGGTGTTGCTACTTACTACGCTTCTTCTTTCGTTCAGGGTGGCGATTACTGTCCTATTCTGGTGAAAACCCGCGAAGGGCGTCCAATCAAAATCGAAGGAAACTCACTATCTCCAATTACTTACGGAGGTACCAGTGCTCGTGCACAGGCCAGTGTTTTGGGCTTGTACGATACCAGTCGCTTTGATGCTCCCCGTGCAGTAGCTGATGGGAAGTTTTCTGACGCGATGAGCTGGGAAGATTTCGATAAAACCATTTCCGGCAAGTTGAAGCCAGGTTCTCGGGTCCGCATCGTGGCGAATACCATCCTCAGTCCTACCACCAAGCAGGCGATTGCAGACTTCACCGCTACTTATCCTAATACGGAGGTAGTGATGTACGATCCGGTTTCTTCTTCCGCTTTGTTGCAAGCCAACGAAGCATGTTTTGGTACACGTGCTATCCCTGAGTACAATTTCGACAAGGCCGATGTAATCGTTGCTGTTGATTGTGACTTCCTGGGCAGTTGGGTTTCACCCATCGAGTTTGCACGTCAATATGCTGTAGGTCGTAAGGTAAATGCGAAGAACCCTAAGATGTCTCGCCACATTCAGGTAGAAAGCTACATGAGCCTTTCTGGTTCAAACGCTGACAACCGTGTACCGGTGAAGCCTTCTGAAATTGGTGCTGCCATTGTTGCTTTGTACAATGAAGTGGCCAAAGGAACCGGCAGCAGTGCAGTTAGTGGTCCAAAACTTCCTGCTGACAAGCAGAAAAAGATGGTAGCTATCGCCAAAGAATTGTTGGCTGCACGTGGCAAGAGTGTCGTGGTTTCTGCATCCAACAACATGGGTGAGCAAGTACTTGTAAATAGCATCAACCAGATGTTGGGCAATTACGGTGCAACCATGAACTTCACCAGCTCACTGATGACCCGCCAAGGGGATGATCGTGCAGCAATGAAGTTGGTAAAAGATATGCAGAGTGGTAGCGTAGACGCACTGATCGTGCTCGACGATGCCAACCCTGTCTACAACTTCCCGGGAGCAGCTGCTTTCCGTGCCGCTTTAGGCAAAGTGAAGCTGAAGATCAGCACCAGTGGCACACCAAACGAAACAAATGTGCTGTGTGATTACGTAGCACCTACTCACCATTTTCTTGAAAGCTGGGGCGATGCCGAGCCAAAGAGTGGTGTATACTCACTGATTCAGCCAACCATCTCACCGATCTTCGCTTCTGTAGGTCGTGCTGGTACGCGTGCTGGAGAAGAAAGCTTACTCCGTTGGGCCAACAGCCCGGCTTTGGATACCACTGCCGAGCAGCCTTACCTCGAGTACTTGAAGAAAAACTGGGAAAACACAGTTTTCCAATCACAATCACGTTACCTCACTTTCCAGACTTTCTGGGATGCAGTCCTTCACGACGGGGTAATTGATTTACCAGTTGAAGCAGAAGCTCCAATCACCTTCGCAGGTGATGTGAATGCTGCTGCTGCCAAAGTGCGCAAGCCTGCTAACACTGAACTGGAAGTGACTTTCTACGAAACAGTCAACATGGGTGGTGGTGAATACGCCAACAACCCTTGGTTGCAGGAAATGCCTGATCCCGTTACACGTTGTGTTTGGGGCAATTACCTCGCAATTCCCGTTACTTGGGACGGAGGTAACTCTTGGTCAGCGATGAATGGCCTCAACGAGTGGGAATTCAAAGGCAAAGCCGATCAGGTTATGCTGGGTGTTGACGGTGCTGAAATGAAGGCAACTTGTGTGCGCCAGTTTGGTCAGCCAGCTGGAACAACAGCCATCGCTCTTGGTTACGGTCGTACCGTAACCGGTATGGTAGGACGTGCTTTGGGTAACGAAGTAGGTACCAACGTTTTCGAGTGCCTGAAGTCTGATAGCGACGGCAACGTTCAATATTATTCTACTGCGGCCTCTATTTCTGGTGTTGTAGAAGTAGAAGACGAATTCGCTTGTGTACAGTACCACCATACGATGGGGGTAACTGCTCGTGAAAATGGCGAAATTGTTAAAGACGAAGAGACAGGCAAGCCACTAAACGTGGATGAAAAGACCTTGATGACCTTAGGTGCCGGTTTCCAGGGAGGCCTCACTAAGCGTTCCATTATCTATCAAGGTAAACTGGACGAACTATCTGAATTAGAGGAGCATATTGCAGAACGTCGGGCAGAAGCCAAGCACCTGAACGACCAGACGCTTTATCCTTTCGAAGAATACAGTGAAAAGCTTTACAGCCAGGGCCACCACTGGGCCATGCACGTTGACCTCAACGCTTGTATTGGTTGTGGTGCTTGTCAGGTTGCTTGTGTTGCGGAAAACAACGTTCCAGTTGTAGGTAAGCACGAAGTACACCGCCATCACGAAATGACCTGGTTGCGTATCGACCGTTACTACTACGGCGATTACGAAAACCCTAAGGCGGTTTACCAGCCGATGATGTGTCAGCACTGTGACAACGCTCCTTGTGAGAACGTTTGTCCGGTAGCTGCTACCAACCACAGTTCGGAAGGATTGAACCAGATGACCTATAACCGTTGTATCGGTACGCGTTACTGTGCCAACAACTGTCCTTTCAAGGTGCGTCGTTTCAACTGGTTGGATTACACTACGGCTGATTTGTTTGCAGCCAACGAACCTACCGTAAGTGGAGAGGATTTACCTTATGGTGCAGACAACCTCACGCGGATGGTCTTGAACCCAGACGTTACCGTTCGTTCACGCGGTGTGATCGAGAAGTGTAGCTTCTGTGTACAGCGCATCCAGGAAGGTAAATTATCTGCCAAGCGCGAAACTCGCCGCCTGGTTGATAATGATGTACGCACGGCTTGCCAGACGGCTTGTCCTACGGGAGCTATCGTTTTCGGTGATCGTAACAATCCGGAAGGAGACGTTGCAGAGCGCATCGAGAACCCATTGAATTACCTGGTACTGGAGGAAATCAACGTCCAGCCAAGTGTATTCTACGCTGCTCGCGTAAACAATAGTAAAGAAGAATTAGAAGCATAA
- the nrfD gene encoding NrfD/PsrC family molybdoenzyme membrane anchor subunit: MSAVVSHIREPLVNGGKTYHQITEDLCSPTERTPTAAWVIAFLVAVTGLALYVFCVAWTIWEGIGSWDLNRTIGWSWDITNFVWWVGIGHAGTLISAILLLFRQRWRTGVNRAAEAMTIFAVICAGQFPLIHMGRLWLAIFIFPYPNTRGPLWVNFNSPLLWDVFAISTYFTVSLLFWYTGLVPDFATVRDRAKGLRRKIYNGLSFGWTGSAKHWQRWESLSLVLAGLATPLVLSVHTIVSFDFATSVIPGWHTTIFPPYFVAGAIFSGFAMVLTLMIMTRKVLKLEDYITIGHIESMNKVILLTGTIVGVAYLTELFIAWYSGYIYEQFAFYNRVLGPYWWSYVGMMSCNVLSPQLFWSKKMRRSIFVTFFMSIFINIGMWFERFVIIATTLARDYLPSSWSYYVPTWVEIGLFIGSLGLFFTLYLLFVRVAPVVAVAEIKSILKVAGDQYAGENAKKANAHADHH; encoded by the coding sequence ATGAGCGCAGTTGTATCTCACATTCGGGAGCCTTTAGTAAATGGTGGTAAAACCTATCATCAGATTACGGAGGATCTCTGCTCACCGACCGAGCGTACCCCAACGGCAGCGTGGGTGATCGCATTTTTGGTTGCAGTGACGGGGTTGGCCCTTTACGTTTTCTGTGTAGCCTGGACGATCTGGGAAGGTATTGGTTCTTGGGACCTTAACCGTACCATCGGCTGGAGTTGGGATATTACCAACTTCGTTTGGTGGGTAGGTATTGGTCACGCCGGTACCTTGATTTCCGCAATCCTTTTGCTTTTCCGTCAGCGTTGGCGGACAGGGGTAAACCGGGCAGCGGAAGCCATGACCATCTTTGCGGTAATCTGTGCGGGCCAGTTCCCGCTGATCCACATGGGGCGTCTTTGGCTGGCCATCTTTATTTTCCCTTACCCTAATACCAGAGGTCCATTGTGGGTGAACTTTAACTCTCCACTGTTGTGGGACGTTTTTGCGATCTCCACTTACTTCACGGTGTCGCTATTGTTCTGGTATACTGGTTTGGTGCCTGACTTTGCTACCGTTCGTGACCGTGCTAAGGGGCTGCGCCGCAAGATTTATAATGGTCTGTCTTTTGGATGGACAGGTTCTGCCAAGCACTGGCAGCGGTGGGAGAGTCTTTCTCTCGTACTTGCTGGTTTGGCTACACCGCTGGTACTTTCGGTACACACGATTGTATCTTTTGACTTCGCTACTTCAGTTATCCCTGGTTGGCACACCACGATTTTCCCTCCTTACTTCGTAGCAGGAGCGATCTTCTCTGGTTTCGCCATGGTATTGACGCTGATGATTATGACGCGGAAAGTACTGAAGCTGGAAGACTACATTACGATCGGTCATATCGAAAGTATGAACAAGGTAATCCTGTTGACAGGAACGATCGTAGGGGTAGCTTACCTGACGGAGCTTTTCATCGCCTGGTACTCAGGTTACATCTACGAGCAATTCGCCTTTTATAATCGTGTACTCGGACCTTACTGGTGGTCGTACGTTGGTATGATGTCTTGTAACGTGTTGTCTCCACAGTTGTTCTGGAGCAAGAAGATGCGTCGGAGTATCTTCGTTACTTTCTTCATGTCGATCTTTATCAATATCGGTATGTGGTTTGAGCGCTTTGTAATTATTGCTACCACCCTGGCGCGTGACTACTTGCCTTCGAGCTGGAGTTACTACGTACCTACTTGGGTAGAGATTGGTTTATTCATTGGTTCATTAGGACTCTTCTTTACGCTCTACCTCCTTTTTGTAAGGGTAGCACCAGTAGTTGCTGTAGCGGAAATCAAGAGTATCCTCAAAGTGGCTGGTGATCAATACGCTGGAGAGAATGCTAAAAAAGCAAACGCTCACGCTGACCACCACTAG
- a CDS encoding DUF3341 domain-containing protein — MSATHKEVLFGLYDDEEILLKAVKQANEDHLDIMDVYTPFPVHGLDPLLGLAESRLHIAGFIYGAIGTLTAFLFMTWVFTRDWPIIFGGKPYWSVPAFIPITFELTVLFASIGMVVSFYTVCGMAPGKTIPTLDDRITDDKFCIAFETNGASESQLDKLRSFFSTSGASEVNTKVI, encoded by the coding sequence ATGAGCGCGACACATAAAGAAGTTTTGTTTGGTCTTTACGATGATGAGGAAATACTCCTCAAAGCCGTTAAGCAAGCCAATGAGGATCACCTGGATATCATGGACGTATATACGCCATTTCCAGTGCACGGTTTGGATCCATTATTGGGGTTGGCGGAAAGCCGGCTTCATATCGCCGGGTTCATCTACGGCGCTATTGGAACCCTCACGGCATTCTTATTCATGACCTGGGTATTTACCCGCGATTGGCCAATCATTTTTGGTGGTAAGCCGTACTGGTCCGTACCTGCATTCATTCCGATTACCTTTGAGTTGACCGTACTTTTCGCCTCTATCGGAATGGTAGTAAGCTTCTATACGGTTTGTGGAATGGCACCAGGGAAAACCATCCCTACGCTGGATGACCGGATCACGGATGATAAGTTTTGCATTGCCTTTGAAACCAACGGTGCATCGGAGTCTCAACTCGACAAACTGCGCAGTTTCTTTTCTACTTCGGGTGCTTCTGAAGTGAACACAAAGGTGATATAA
- a CDS encoding cytochrome c, translating to MNNIKLIIIAFSVSLLMYACTPADAEFTGSEYMPDMAHSLALEANTSNYYYYNTFDKESTIQLNDLLKRPDLPVAGTIPRGYAGQFLHSNAGMEEARVTDINVPTNGSVPYYYVDTEESRAQAMAEIIENPFPITADGLARGKELYNVFCGICHGEKANGLGYLYDADQNPNAKYLAAPANLINEEFTAASNGRFYHAIMYGKNVMGAYKDKISYEERWQVIHYIRSLQAKEAGATYSEEENTFNAVFGTPGASITPYTHQSAMMMEHGEEHTDEATPVEGEHNTDQH from the coding sequence ATGAATAATATTAAGCTGATCATCATTGCCTTTTCTGTATCCTTGCTGATGTACGCCTGTACACCTGCGGATGCAGAGTTCACGGGTTCTGAGTATATGCCAGATATGGCACACTCTTTAGCTTTGGAGGCAAATACGTCTAATTACTACTACTACAATACCTTCGACAAGGAGAGTACGATCCAACTCAACGACTTGTTGAAGCGTCCAGATCTTCCTGTAGCGGGTACGATTCCTCGCGGTTACGCAGGTCAATTCCTACACAGCAATGCTGGTATGGAAGAAGCAAGAGTAACCGATATTAATGTTCCTACAAACGGTTCTGTACCTTACTACTATGTTGATACAGAAGAATCGCGGGCACAGGCTATGGCAGAAATCATTGAAAATCCTTTTCCTATTACTGCTGATGGTTTGGCACGGGGGAAAGAGCTTTACAATGTTTTCTGTGGAATTTGCCACGGTGAGAAAGCAAACGGTTTAGGTTATCTTTATGATGCTGACCAAAACCCCAACGCTAAATACCTGGCAGCACCTGCCAACCTTATCAACGAGGAGTTTACAGCTGCCAGTAATGGCCGTTTCTACCACGCGATTATGTACGGTAAAAACGTAATGGGAGCTTATAAAGACAAAATCAGCTACGAAGAACGCTGGCAGGTAATTCACTACATTCGTTCTTTACAGGCGAAAGAAGCGGGAGCTACCTACAGTGAAGAAGAAAATACGTTTAATGCTGTATTTGGCACTCCTGGAGCCTCTATTACTCCCTACACCCACCAGTCAGCAATGATGATGGAGCACGGAGAGGAGCACACCGACGAAGCTACCCCGGTAGAAGGAGAGCACAATACCGATCAGCACTAA